TAGGCCGTGATGGAAGTCGATGGATAGACCATGGAGCCGAGCCTTTTGGTAGGCCATCACCAGCATGTGAGGCGATAGATCCAGACCCACTACCTCGGCATCGGGAAAGGCTTGCTTGAGCAACACGGTGGTGGAACCCGTGCCACAGCCTAGGTCGAGGATGCGCCGGGGTTGCCCTTGGACGCGATCGCACAGGCCTTGACGAATCCAGGTTTCGCTGGGCAGCAGCACATATTGCGTGATCGGATCATAGGTGATCGCCGCGTCGGCGGTCAGGTAACCATTTTGGATGCCGTGGAAATTTTGGCTACGGTAATAGTCGGGATAAGCGACCGTGGGCGACGAGAGGCGATCGCACTCCGTTTCCCAGTCAATGCTGTCGCGTTGGCGGAGCAGGGCTGCTTCATCCAGAAGAAATTGGCTGAATAGGGGAGCCAGAAATCGTTCAAAGATGGTGGATTGAGTCGTTGTCATGGTTTGGATGAAGATATCGCGGTTTAAAGTCTGTGTCTTTAGTATGCAGAACCTAGGCAGCAATGGGGAGGGATAGGAAAAAATGGGTCTAGCAAATGCCAAATGGCTGAATTTTTAAGAAATTTTTCCGTTCATGTGTATCAAAGTGCGAATGTACTGTTAAGCTATGAGACAAGCGATCGTCCATGGCTAATGGTCCATGATTCCGCAATCTCTCAAACTCAGGAATTTTCTTAGTTATCGCCAGGCTACTCTGGATTTTCGTGGATTGCACGTAGCCTGCATTTGTGGTGCCAATGGGGCAGGTAAGTCGTCGTTGCTGGAAGCGATCGCTTGGGCGGTCTGGGGACAGGGACGAGCGGCGAGCGATGAT
The DNA window shown above is from Candidatus Obscuribacterales bacterium and carries:
- a CDS encoding class I SAM-dependent methyltransferase yields the protein MTTTQSTIFERFLAPLFSQFLLDEAALLRQRDSIDWETECDRLSSPTVAYPDYYRSQNFHGIQNGYLTADAAITYDPITQYVLLPSETWIRQGLCDRVQGQPRRILDLGCGTGSTTVLLKQAFPDAEVVGLDLSPHMLVMAYQKARLHGLSIDFHHGLAEATGFPDASFDVVTASLLFHETPPAIAQEILRECFRLLSPGGQVLILDGNQATLRQATWLTEIFEEPYIKAYAAGSVDDWMQAVGFEAVQTDNNWWSNQVTRAQKPLPVNRPDWSPSGDVQVAMG